One Mycobacterium sp. SMC-4 DNA window includes the following coding sequences:
- a CDS encoding class I adenylate-forming enzyme family protein: protein MTARGADANGLLEAFAEYQGGWIDLAARHRYPAAELRRGAAAVTRWLADWGVGGADRVVLSAANSPILLALFMGLLQHDAVPILVHADTPAYELQRIALRAHADVIITQRQSPEALSVGGMVADRHEVLPWLVFAAGRVPASEGHDGALRGVYMHCTSGTTGRPKLAVRTGTSAVADGRSYLATLGFDRHDTVLAAPPMTHVYGFGMCVVTPLLNHSQVVTLDRYHPRTVACAIEEHAVSILPAVPGMLESLLASYSPTTPVPTWTFTAGAPLPHELARKHFECTSRWPYPMYGTTETALISVARTQEQAEQPNTVGVAAEGVDIRLCPATDPTFETMLVQSPMVMAGYLDGDGVDSSSVEQSWYRTGDLVSRGPDGSYLLSGRESEIINVNGLKVVPREVEDVIAAIPGVSAVKAYGKSATSDSEQVNVAVVADEKISAATIAAHCRAHLVFYKRPNVIHLLDTLPMTPSGKVVTCELP, encoded by the coding sequence GTGACCGCCCGCGGTGCAGACGCCAACGGGCTTTTGGAGGCTTTCGCCGAGTACCAGGGAGGCTGGATCGACCTAGCGGCTCGACACCGGTATCCGGCTGCCGAATTGCGCCGCGGCGCCGCCGCGGTGACGCGCTGGCTGGCCGATTGGGGTGTCGGGGGTGCAGACCGCGTGGTGTTGTCGGCGGCCAATTCCCCGATTCTGCTGGCCCTCTTCATGGGATTGCTCCAGCACGACGCGGTCCCGATACTGGTGCATGCCGACACCCCGGCGTACGAGTTGCAGCGGATCGCCTTGCGCGCCCACGCCGACGTGATCATTACCCAACGGCAGTCACCCGAGGCGTTGAGCGTGGGCGGGATGGTCGCCGATCGGCACGAGGTGCTGCCCTGGCTGGTGTTCGCCGCCGGTCGGGTACCCGCGTCCGAGGGCCACGACGGTGCACTACGCGGCGTGTACATGCACTGCACGTCGGGCACGACGGGACGTCCCAAGCTCGCGGTCCGCACCGGGACGAGCGCCGTCGCCGACGGGCGAAGCTATCTGGCCACCCTCGGGTTCGACAGGCACGACACCGTGCTCGCTGCGCCGCCGATGACACACGTGTACGGGTTCGGCATGTGTGTGGTCACGCCGCTACTCAACCACTCGCAGGTCGTCACGCTCGATCGCTATCATCCCCGCACGGTGGCGTGTGCGATCGAGGAACATGCGGTCTCGATCCTGCCGGCCGTGCCCGGGATGCTCGAATCGCTGCTGGCCAGTTACAGCCCGACGACACCCGTTCCGACGTGGACGTTCACCGCGGGCGCGCCGCTGCCACATGAACTGGCCCGCAAGCACTTCGAGTGCACATCGCGGTGGCCCTACCCGATGTACGGGACGACCGAGACGGCCCTGATCTCAGTCGCGCGAACCCAGGAGCAGGCTGAACAACCGAATACCGTCGGCGTCGCCGCCGAGGGTGTCGACATCCGATTGTGCCCGGCGACCGACCCCACCTTCGAGACGATGCTCGTACAGTCGCCCATGGTGATGGCCGGATACCTCGACGGGGACGGTGTCGACTCCTCGAGTGTCGAACAGTCCTGGTACCGCACCGGCGACCTCGTGTCACGCGGCCCTGATGGCTCTTACCTGCTCTCCGGCCGAGAGAGTGAGATCATCAACGTCAATGGCCTCAAGGTTGTGCCGCGCGAGGTCGAGGACGTCATCGCCGCAATTCCGGGAGTGTCCGCGGTGAAGGCGTACGGCAAGAGCGCGACCTCTGACAGCGAACAGGTCAACGTCGCGGTCGTGGCGGACGAAAAGATCAGCGCAGCAACGATTGCCGCGCACTGCCGGGCGCACCTCGTCTTCTACAAGCGTCCGAATGTGATCCATTTGCTCGACACGCTCCCCATGACCCCGTCGGGGAAGGTGGTGACGTGTGAGCTGCCCTGA
- a CDS encoding TetR/AcrR family transcriptional regulator: MNTTADARPRRADAARNRQLLLRSAHDAFAKHGVNASLDDVARAAGVGPGTLYRHFPSRDALVLAVIDEGLTALHRLGTRLLEAPDPLGALREWLQAYIEQGAIFTGLAATLASPPDPGDDSDSTCQLARKAGAALIDHAISHGVVRDDLTAQDVMDMAAAITWVGDQPDRDAAQRDRLLAVLIDGLHAGTPSRRNPVESALP; encoded by the coding sequence ATGAATACGACAGCCGATGCACGACCGCGCCGCGCCGACGCTGCACGCAACCGGCAATTGCTGCTGCGCTCGGCGCATGATGCCTTCGCCAAGCACGGCGTGAACGCATCACTCGATGACGTCGCCCGTGCCGCCGGCGTCGGTCCGGGAACCCTGTACCGACATTTCCCAAGCCGTGACGCGTTGGTGCTCGCCGTCATCGACGAGGGGTTGACCGCCCTGCACCGTCTCGGCACTCGACTACTCGAAGCGCCGGATCCACTTGGCGCGCTTCGGGAATGGTTGCAGGCCTACATCGAGCAGGGCGCGATCTTCACGGGCTTGGCGGCAACGCTGGCAAGCCCACCGGACCCTGGTGATGACTCGGACAGCACGTGTCAGCTCGCCCGCAAGGCGGGCGCTGCGTTGATCGACCACGCCATCTCCCACGGCGTCGTCCGCGACGATCTCACCGCGCAGGACGTGATGGACATGGCCGCGGCGATCACGTGGGTTGGCGATCAGCCTGACCGCGATGCGGCCCAGCGGGACCGGCTGCTCGCAGTACTGATCGACGGCCTGCATGCTGGCACGCCGTCACGTCGGAACCCTGTTGAGTCGGCACTTCCGTAA
- the hutH gene encoding histidine ammonia-lyase, with the protein MSETRLDFEITAPDHGHEMRDSLVLDGHLSRHALDWAATGPVQIELSPECLKAVDRNRSTLDELVAQGALIYGVTTGVGALMVKDVDPAESAAAQDDLLRSHAAGWGDPLPSHVVRAGVIVRLNGLLRAHSGIRSTVLQRIAHILNSGFVPIVPRSGSLGASGDLAPSAHAFLPLIGEGELLHSSGRHVTGAQVLAELGIAPLTLSYKEGLSLLNGTHFMAGIAAIVAARVDVLLDTADATAAMSTEALLSATSPFDPRVQRLRGGEGQSRTAMNLYNITFGSEHLTEYCGGRQDPYSTRCVPQVHGSARLGAAFFGQIADNEINAVTDNPLVFADPPHIISAGNFHGQTLALGFDTLRIAVADLASMAERRIFRLLAPSENRGLPAFLGDGRGASSGYMLSQYTAAALLSELRALAYPVSTDNVPTSGGQEDHVSMGMTGALMALDAIDRLQGILSIELVCAAQALDCRGGHAGVGTRAVHELLREQVPPLGRDRSPAADHEAARQLIGSGAVAAIVRTCHQWA; encoded by the coding sequence ATGAGCGAGACTCGCCTCGATTTCGAGATCACCGCGCCAGACCACGGTCACGAGATGCGCGATTCGCTCGTCCTGGACGGACACCTGTCTCGGCATGCCCTCGATTGGGCGGCGACCGGCCCCGTCCAGATCGAGCTGTCACCGGAATGCCTGAAGGCGGTGGATCGCAATCGGAGCACTCTCGATGAGTTGGTGGCCCAGGGGGCCCTCATCTACGGCGTCACCACCGGGGTGGGGGCGCTCATGGTCAAGGACGTCGATCCAGCCGAAAGCGCTGCCGCACAGGATGACCTGTTGCGCAGCCATGCTGCCGGCTGGGGGGACCCGCTACCGAGCCACGTCGTGCGCGCGGGTGTGATCGTGCGCCTCAATGGCCTATTGCGAGCACACTCCGGCATCCGTTCAACAGTACTGCAACGCATCGCCCACATTCTCAACAGCGGCTTTGTTCCGATCGTTCCTCGGAGCGGTTCGCTGGGCGCCAGCGGTGATCTGGCACCGTCGGCACACGCATTCCTGCCGTTGATCGGAGAAGGGGAACTGCTCCACAGCTCCGGTCGGCATGTCACAGGTGCGCAGGTGCTCGCAGAGCTCGGGATCGCACCACTGACCCTGTCGTACAAGGAAGGGCTTTCGCTGCTCAACGGGACGCACTTCATGGCGGGGATCGCAGCCATTGTCGCCGCCCGGGTCGACGTGCTGTTGGACACGGCCGACGCGACAGCTGCGATGTCGACGGAGGCATTGCTCAGCGCGACATCACCTTTCGATCCGCGGGTGCAACGATTGCGCGGGGGTGAGGGGCAGTCCAGGACGGCGATGAACCTCTACAACATTACTTTCGGCTCCGAACATCTCACCGAATACTGCGGCGGCAGGCAGGACCCGTACTCGACAAGATGCGTGCCTCAAGTGCACGGATCGGCGCGATTGGGGGCAGCATTCTTCGGTCAGATCGCCGACAACGAGATCAACGCGGTGACCGACAACCCATTGGTCTTCGCCGATCCGCCCCACATCATCTCGGCAGGCAATTTCCACGGGCAAACGCTGGCGTTGGGGTTCGATACGCTTCGTATCGCGGTTGCCGACCTTGCCTCGATGGCCGAGCGCCGGATATTCCGGCTGCTGGCGCCGTCGGAGAACCGTGGGTTGCCGGCGTTTCTAGGCGACGGGCGGGGCGCGTCGAGCGGCTACATGCTGTCCCAATACACCGCCGCAGCACTTCTCAGTGAGTTACGAGCTCTGGCCTATCCGGTGAGCACCGACAATGTCCCGACATCCGGTGGGCAGGAGGACCACGTCAGCATGGGGATGACGGGTGCTTTGATGGCGCTGGACGCGATCGACAGACTTCAGGGCATACTCTCGATCGAATTGGTCTGTGCGGCACAAGCACTCGACTGCCGCGGTGGCCACGCCGGGGTCGGCACTCGCGCTGTCCACGAGTTGCTCCGCGAGCAGGTTCCACCTCTCGGGCGTGATCGTTCGCCCGCCGCCGATCACGAAGCGGCCCGTCAGCTGATCGGATCCGGGGCGGTCGCGGCGATCGTCCGTACCTGCCACCAGTGGGCCTAG
- a CDS encoding sensor domain-containing protein gives MSAARWAALAAMVAVGGALTGCVGAPVDQRPTVRIVEAAAPSEAMPFGHVLPTAQELSQVLGTGPDGFMGQIVQGDAGMLLRNVGETEVVPADCVSAAYRLQNVVYDDSPVRSVATNTWAGGGFDGPPVTGHFGIVQMASAAAAQEFFATLTGAWHRCNGQTLARQQVGELSRVTDVSFDQRIVSANILHASHGTAAPDQLRAVALAGDCIVEVELTDPRPTGDVRGAAGVAALMLDKIAAHR, from the coding sequence ATGTCGGCAGCGCGCTGGGCGGCTCTGGCTGCGATGGTGGCTGTGGGCGGTGCGCTGACCGGCTGTGTCGGCGCACCGGTCGATCAGCGGCCCACCGTGCGTATCGTCGAGGCCGCAGCACCGTCGGAGGCGATGCCGTTCGGGCACGTCCTGCCCACCGCGCAGGAATTGTCGCAGGTGTTGGGGACGGGTCCCGACGGCTTCATGGGCCAGATCGTCCAGGGTGATGCCGGCATGCTGCTGCGCAACGTCGGCGAGACCGAGGTGGTGCCCGCAGACTGTGTCAGTGCCGCTTACCGGCTGCAGAACGTCGTCTACGACGACAGTCCGGTGCGGTCGGTGGCGACCAACACCTGGGCCGGCGGTGGCTTCGACGGCCCCCCGGTGACCGGTCACTTCGGGATCGTGCAGATGGCGTCGGCGGCGGCGGCCCAGGAGTTCTTCGCCACGCTCACCGGTGCGTGGCACCGCTGTAACGGGCAGACGCTGGCCCGCCAACAGGTAGGGGAGCTGAGCAGGGTCACCGACGTGTCGTTCGATCAGCGGATCGTCTCGGCCAACATCCTGCATGCCTCGCACGGCACCGCCGCTCCCGATCAACTGCGTGCCGTTGCACTGGCCGGCGACTGCATCGTCGAGGTGGAGCTGACAGATCCGCGCCCCACCGGCGACGTGCGCGGTGCCGCGGGCGTGGCCGCGCTAATGCTCGACAAGATCGCCGCGCACCGCTGA
- a CDS encoding LLM class flavin-dependent oxidoreductase, with product MNITLTVVPPPDAGLDAVFDGIADAAAAGFARAWVPQLPPVADMTGWDALTALAVAGSRTPGIELGSSIAVVYGQHPFVLARQALTAAAAIQGRFILGIGVSHKFVVADALGYSYDAPAAYLREYLEVLGPALAGEPVEHHGAQITAVGRLKFPVEAPQIVLAALGPKMLGLAGRFAGGVLTAWTGPKVIESQIIPQVTTAAADAGRPVPQVIVGLPVSITDDVEATRAEVNSTFSVAREVPRYRAMVEKEGVDSIADLCLVGNESEVMLGLQKFADLGVAEFSALPVGDETARARTVAALREIALATV from the coding sequence ATGAATATCACCCTGACCGTCGTGCCGCCGCCGGATGCCGGACTCGACGCCGTGTTCGACGGCATCGCCGACGCCGCGGCGGCGGGATTCGCGCGCGCGTGGGTGCCGCAACTGCCGCCGGTAGCCGACATGACGGGGTGGGACGCACTGACCGCACTGGCCGTCGCCGGCTCTCGAACGCCCGGCATCGAGCTGGGATCCTCGATCGCCGTGGTGTACGGCCAACACCCCTTTGTCCTGGCCCGCCAGGCACTCACTGCAGCGGCTGCCATCCAGGGCCGATTCATTCTCGGCATCGGTGTCAGCCACAAGTTCGTCGTCGCCGACGCGCTGGGGTATTCCTACGACGCACCGGCGGCGTATCTGCGCGAGTACCTCGAGGTACTCGGGCCGGCGCTGGCCGGAGAGCCCGTCGAGCACCACGGGGCGCAGATCACGGCGGTCGGTCGATTGAAGTTCCCCGTCGAGGCTCCACAGATCGTTCTCGCGGCGCTCGGCCCCAAGATGCTCGGCTTGGCAGGCCGGTTCGCAGGCGGCGTGCTGACTGCCTGGACTGGTCCGAAAGTGATTGAAAGCCAGATCATTCCGCAGGTCACAACCGCTGCGGCGGATGCAGGCCGGCCGGTGCCGCAGGTGATCGTCGGTCTCCCTGTGAGCATCACCGATGACGTCGAAGCCACCCGCGCCGAGGTGAACTCCACGTTCAGCGTGGCGCGTGAGGTGCCGAGGTATCGCGCGATGGTGGAGAAGGAGGGTGTCGACAGCATCGCCGACCTCTGTTTGGTCGGCAACGAGTCGGAGGTGATGCTCGGCCTGCAGAAGTTCGCCGACCTCGGCGTCGCCGAGTTCAGTGCCTTACCCGTGGGCGACGAGACCGCTCGCGCGCGCACCGTCGCCGCGCTGCGGGAGATTGCGCTCGCGACGGTTTGA